The following proteins are co-located in the Gorilla gorilla gorilla isolate KB3781 chromosome 18, NHGRI_mGorGor1-v2.1_pri, whole genome shotgun sequence genome:
- the LOC109023694 gene encoding cocaine esterase — protein sequence MPKGTGQKGSGRARACLPLDPHRPMTAQSCSPARPTFPCPSQRTPPTPCPVQTPRPGKALIHGWTDPGQLRGEQQRVHRQRTETSEPSMRLHRLRARLSAVACGLLLLLVRGQGQDSASPIRTTHTGQVLGSLVHVKGANAGVHTFLGIPFAKPPLGPLRFAPPEPPESWSGVRDGTTHPAMCLQDLTAVESEFFSQFNVTIPSIPMSEDCLYLSIYTPAHSHEGSNLPVMVWIHGGGLVCGMASMYDGSMLAALEDVVVVIIQYRLGVLGFFSTGDKHATGNWGYLDQVAALRWVRQNIAHFGGNPDRVTIFGESAGGTSVSSLVVSPISQGLFHGAIMESGVALLPGLIASSADVISTVVANLSACDQVNSEALVGCLRGKSKGEILAINKPFKIIPGVVDGVFLPRHPQELLASADFQPVPSIVGVNNDEYGWVIPKVMRIYDTQKEMDREASQAALQKMLTLLMLPPTFGDLLREEYIGNKGDPQTLQAQFQEMMADSMFVIPALQVAHFQRSRAPVYFYEFQHQPSWLKNIRPSHVKADHGDEVPFVFGSFFGGNYVKFTEEDEQLSRKMMKYWANFARNGNPNGKGLPHWPLFDQEEQYLQLNLQPAVGWALKAHRLQFWKKALPQKIQELEKPEERHTEL from the exons ATGCCAAAGGGGACCGGGCAGAAGGGAAGTGGCCGTGCCCGGGCCTGCCTGCCACTAGATCCCCACCGACCTATGACTGCTCAGTCCTGCTCTCCTGCCAGACCCACCTTTCCCTGCCCAAGCCAGCGCACCCCGCCCACTCCCTGCCCAGTCCAAACTCCGAGGCCGGGCAAGGCACTGATCCACGGCTGGACCGACCCGGGGCAGCTTCGGGGTGAACAGCAGCGTGTCCACCGGCAGAGAACCGAGACCAGCGAGCCGAGCATGCGGCTGCACCGACTTCGCGCGCGGCTGAGCGCCGTGGCCTGTGGGCTCCTGCTGCTTCTTGTCCGGGGCCAGG GCCAGGACTCTGCCAGTCCCATCCGGACCACACACACGGGGCAGGTGCTCGGGAGTCTTGTCCATGTGAAGGGCGCCAATGCAGGGGTCCATACCTTCCTGGGAATTCCCTTTGCTAAGCCACCTCTAGGTCCGCTGCGATTTGCACCCCCTGAGCCCCCTGAATCTTGGAGTGGTGTGAGGGATGGAACCACCCACCCGGCCAT GTGTCTACAGGACCTCACCGCAGTGGAGTCAGAGTTTTTTAGCCAGTTCAATGTGAccatcccttccattcccatGTCCGAGGACTGCCTGTACCTCAGCATCTACACGCCGGCCCATAGCCATGAAGGCTCTAACCTGCCG GTGATGGTGTGGATCCACGGTGGTGGGCTTGTTTGTGGCATGGCTTCCATGTATGATGGTTCCATGCTTGCCGCCTTGGAGGACGTGGTGGTGGTCATCATCCAGTACCGCCTGGGTGTCCTGGGCTTCTTCAG CACTGGAGACAAGCACGCAACCGGCAACTGGGGCTACCTGGACCAAGTGGCTGCACTACGCTGGGTCCGGCAGAATATCGCCCACTTTGGAGGCAACCCTGACCGTGTCACCATTTTTGGCGAGTCTGCGGGTGGCACGAGTGTGTCTTCGCTTGTTGTGTCCCCCATATCCCAAGGACTCTTCCACGGAGCCATCATGGAGAGTGGCGTGGCCCTCCTGCCCGGCCTCATTGCCAGCTCAGCTGATGTCATCTCCACG GTGGTGGCCAACCTGTCTGCCTGTGACCAAGTTAACTCTGAGGCCCTGGTGGGCTGCCTGCGGGGCAAGAGTAAAGGGGAGATTCTTGCAATTAACAAG CCTTTCAAGATAATCCCCGGAGTGGTGGATGGGGTCTTCCTGCCCAGGCACCCCCAGGAGCTGCTGGCCTCTGCCGACTTTCAACCTGTCCCCAGCATCGTTGGTGTCAACAACGATGAATACGGCTGGGTCATCCCCAAG GTCATGAGGATCTATGATACCCAGAAGGAAATGGACAGAGAGGCCTCCCAGGCTGCTCTGCAGAAAATGTTAACGCTGCTG ATGTTGCCTCCTACATTTGGTGACCTGCTGAGGGAGGAGTACATTGGGAACAAAGGGGATCCCCAGACCCTCCAAGCCCAGTTCCAGGAGATGATGGCGGACTCCATGTTCGTGATCCCTGCCCTCCAAGTAGCACATTTTCAGC GTTCCCGGGCCCCTGTGTATTTCTACGAGTTCCAGCATCAGCCCAGCTGGCTCAAGAACATCAGGCCGTCGCACGTGAAGGCAGACCATGGTGATGAAGTTCCTTTTGTTTTCGGAAGTTTCTTCGGGGGCAACTACG TTAAATTCACTGAGGAGGATGAGCAGCTAAGCAGGAAGATGATGAAGTACTGGGCCAACTTTGCTCGAAACGG GAACCCCAATGGCAAGGGTCTGCCACACTGGCCGCTGTTCGACCAGGAGGAGCAATACCTGCAGCTGAACCTACAGCCTGCGGTGGGCTGGGCTCTGAAGGCCCACAGGCTCCAGTTCTGGAAGAAGGCGCTGCCCCAGAAGATCCAGGAGCTCGAGAAGCCtgaagagagacacacagagctgTAG